From the Coffea eugenioides isolate CCC68of chromosome 1, Ceug_1.0, whole genome shotgun sequence genome, the window AAAAAAATCACAAAGATCAAAATAAAAGCTACCTGCATTGACTGTAATTAACTAAtgttgaaaaaaagaaaacagaattcAAAAATAATGTGAAAATGATTCATCGTCAGGGTGAATTCCAAGAAGAATAAGACCtttcatcatcagattcatcaATTTCGTTATCTGAATCTGCAGATGTTATGGTCACATCAGGCTTAAGTTGAGCTGATTGAAGCAAAGGAGGCATAACTACACTCATGTAAGGAAGAAAATCCTGCCCCAAGCACTTGCAAAGTCGGGCCCATGCCTGCCACAGAGTTATATGCTCATTAGCATTTGAACAAGGTCCAGCGTCTAAAACAGATTAAAGGGAAAGGGAGGATGGTAACATACTTGAAGCATGTAGCTAGTAGTTGGATCATCGGTCTCCATTTGAGATCCTTGCAGAGACATCAGCACTTCCATAACCTTTGCATAATGGAAGATTCAGATGTTATGTTATGTCATGATCATTGAATCAGTTCAAGATAACCCAAATTACATTCCAAAAGATAGTTCAGAAAGCAGCTACAATGACGGCCTCATCTCATTTTTGACAGGCCAAAGAGTAACAAAAGTGTaatcaaatttcaattcaaaaaaaaaatcaagtgatAGCACTAGTCATAATTAATAACCTGTTAAGTAACATGCGAATTTACCAAGATGCCAGATAAAAGCAACACAATTGTTGCAATACattcctaatattttatttacCTGCTTAGCATCATCTCTAAACTTCTCTTTTCCAACAGCCATCCCAACTAAGCTTATGCACTCCATGGCTTTGGCACGAAGCATGCGATTTGACTTGTCGGTGGCATTAACCAATATGGCTTTCAAGTAAGGCATGACTGCATCATAGTATTTTTGGAAATGCTCCTGTAATTACGCACATTCATCAGACTGCAAAGCAGAAATACTACCAAATCAATGTTCAATTGTAAAAGAAATGATCTTAAGATATGTCTACCTGTGATGAATCAGCAACTGAAGCTAAGGCCGTTAAGGCCCCTTCTTGCACCATTTGTTTTCCATTCTACATTTCAGATAAGAACAAAATAACCAAAAAGTAAATCTTAATATTTTTGTCAAAGTTCTTTTCTAAGCACCAATGAGAACCTTTTTCGCCCTCATACCTGCAGAAGTACGAGCAATTTACTGACAATACCATCCAAGTAAGGTGTTAAAATTTCTGGAGTGCAGTTTTCACTGAAATTGAGCACTGCTGAAGCAGCATGTGCCTGCAAAATTCCCAAACAAATATATTGGAAATACAGCTGCTGTACAAACATCACTTTGATACATTAATTCGAGTATTAAGCAGTAACTCAAGCAGAATCAAAGCTTTCATCACATGCTTAAATGTCATACGCGAAAGAGGAAATTCAGAAGAGCTAAAAAAGGTATTTCCTTTGACATGCTATTCAAGATCCTACAACTTATAATTGCGAGGTATAAATATTCCATTCTAGCATTCAAATAAGTGGTTCAAAGTACAAATATTCAACATCCTACAACTTATAATTGCAAGGCATAAATATTCCATTCTAGCAtgcaaataaatgttcaaagtaGCTTGGATCTCAGGGACCTAAAAACATTTGCGAACATCATAATATCTCGAGAATATGTAcaattctaagagagccaaagCTTAAAAAAAAAGACGTTTAATTAAAAAACAACTAATAAAGCAAATATCATAGCTGCATGAAGATGTAGAACCATCAAACACTGAAGCATTGACATGGCTAGACCCAAAGGTCACCAAATAAATAGCAAATGCTCCAGAAACAACATTACCCCCCAAGAACAACTTGCATTGTCTAACGGGAATGATAAAATACATATTATCAAACCTGCACTCTGGGATTATGGAAATCATCCATGGCTGCTGCTAGCGCAGGCAGTACACGTTGATGATACTGAACTTGCAAATCTGGGCCTAAATCAGTTGACAGCTGGCCAATTGCATTGATAGCTGCCCATCTCACCCGAGGGTGAGGATCTTGGAATGAATTCAAGACCATATTCAGTACATCCCCCAAATTCTTAATCATAACCTGCAATGTAAAGAAAAAATGTCAAATCAGAGAAGAATTCCATACCATTCCCGCTGCATAGCAGCTGGTAATACATGAACAGAATGCAGAATTAATCTAAATGATACACAAACAAAGCTGTCGATAAAGGTCAAATTTTTAAACAGTGCAATTAACGGCTGCAAGAACAAAAGTTCACCTTAAGAAAAAGAATACAAAATCACACGTCTAAGCAattactaactaataaaacaaacCATTCGTGTTGGTGATTGTGCAAGACGACAACAAATAAGGGGCCAAGAACAATGTACGCATCAACATCTCAATTAGCAAATACCACCCAACAACTGAAAAATAAGCAAGCTACATATTCAGCCTTCTAAAGTAAGTAGACAGCACTACATGAACTCACTCACAAGGTCTTACCTTCGAGCAGCCCTCAGCAATTTGGGCAAGAGCAATAAGTGCAGCATGATGCTTCTGCCATTCAGGAGCAGCCAAATATACCGGCAACTGCTCAGAAGCAACAGGGACGATAGTATTTCCACCCAGCGCAATTGATAGTCTATCCAAACACTCCTGTCCAACGCTATAGTTACTGGTCTCCCCAGCATCCTCATTCTCTGCGTCCGCGGTGTGCCAAGCTGGATCGTCCTCAACATCCAACAGCATCTTCATCAAAATGGCAAACAACCTGCTAATAAACTGTGGCAACTTCCTCATCATCCCCGGAGCTCTTTCCCTGGCCTCAGCCAAAGTAATCACGAATTCAATCGCCAAATGCCTCGTACCCTCTTCCAAGGTCTCGGCCTCGGCAATCTGCAACATGGATCCCACAACATCCACCAACTGCCTCCTCAAAAACCTGGGCTCGGTCCCAGCTAACTCGATCAACAACTCCAGCGCCTCTTGAGCAGTAGCCTCCTGCGCCCCGTTCAAAGCCTCGGTCAACGTTCTCATCATGGCAGGGAGTAAATCCTGAAACCTGTCCCGATCACTAGCGCTATTCAAGCACTGGATGAAATTAATCACAGCGCTCAACGCCGCAATCCTCACATCCGAACTGGCCGAATGATTCAAAACCTGCAGAAAAACGGCGTGCAAGTCCTTGATATACGGAACGAGCGTGTCCCCTATGTACTGGGCGAGTTGGGAGAAGATCAAAAAGGCGGACTCCTGCAATTTCGCGTCGCTGGAGGTGACGCATTGAAACATGAATGGCAAAATCTCGGGCCATTCGTTATCCGGTAGAATCGACGAGGCCAATTCGGAAATCGTGTCGCACAACTTCTTAATTATGCTCTTAGAATTCTCGTTCTGAATCGAGGTCAGGAGCACGGACTTGATGGCGGATTGAGTGGCGGGGGAGAGGCGGGGCCAGATGTAGGAGTCGTCCCGAGTCAGTTGCTTGCGGAGGAGAATAGCGGACATGGCTCGGGCCTCGACGTGGTGAGAAGAAGAGAGAAGCTGAGCGAGTTTGAGAGCGAGGGAGTTGGGATCGGTCTGCTTGATGAGATTGAAGATTGACTCGGCCTGGGATCGTTGCTCGTTGGAGGAGGACATGAGGTGGGAGATTAGGGTTTCGAAGGGGGCAGGGTCTTGGCCGAGAATCGCGGCGAGTTGGGCCTGCTGCATCTGAGTTGACTCGGCAGCCATGGCTCTGCGGAACGAGTTAGGGTTTTTGGGGCAGTGGGGGATGCAGTTGATGATGATTGAATGGAACGAGAGAATTATGAGTGAGAAATGTGCGGTGTTTTGTGTGAAGTTGAGTGCGTGTTTtggtgcgtgtgtgtgtgtgagtgaGTGGAGGCGCGCTCTGTCGTTTTTGTGTTCCTCTTTTtgttaaatatttttttggggCGTGCGATTCGATTGCACACACTCACACGCTCGAATGGGTGCTTATAAGCATGAATTTATAGGCGCGGCTAATGTGAGCGCGCGCTCGTTTCAGCTTCGGAGGAAGGGACGAGAGGGCCACATTTGTGCCTTGTTTGTTTGTTGTTAAGTAGAAAGAAAGAATTAGAGATTAGAAGAAGAGCCACCCACCGGCATGATGCTACTACTACTATTCATATTCATCAAGGAGGGTTTATGCTTTGATTGATTGCTTTCCATTTGATACATTACTATTTGATTTTTCTTATGTTTTCATTCTTGATTTCCATTTTATTCTAAAATTTATTTAGATGGAAAAAAAGATTTACGCACTGTTTGGATTGAATGAAAGGGAAGGAAAGAAAACACATAacatattttttagaaaattttgaaattttcattcattttgatATCCCTCCTCTCTATCTCCGACCACTTTTAGATTAAAAAGTAGGTTGGCAAAAAATAACTGAATCTTATCCCCTCTTTTCCCTCCTCAAAAACCAATTTAAAACATCAAAAACCTTTATCCCTCCgtttcctcttcttttccatTTGATACactatttgattttctttttcattcttgatttctatttttttctaaaattcaTTTAGATGGAAAAAAAGATTTAGGCACCGTTTGGATTGAATgaaaaggaaggaaaggaaATGAGATAACTCTAATAGAAAATAAAGGAAAGGAGAGAAGAGGAAATTTGAGTCAATCTATCTTTGTTTGAATTAcagaaggaaaggaaaatggaatTATGATGCATTAGTTGAATTTTTATCCATAATTTAAAAGTCTAATTTATAATAACATAACAGATGTttgtagaaaaaattttgaaatttttattaatcTTGATGTCGCATTCTCTCCGTTTCTGTCTCCTTTTATGAAAAAGTAGACGGATAAAAGATAACTGAATCTTATCTCTCTTTTTCCCTTCTCAAAcaccaaaccaaaccaaaccttTTATCCCTccgtttccttttctttcccttcCATTCTTGCAAAACAAATAGTGCCTTTAGGATTGGAAAGAAAAGATTTGATTAAATGAGTGTGAAACTTTAAAAAGAATGAGAGGAGATAAAGTAGGGGGGAAATTGATAATGGTGGGGCTAAACAAAGGGCATGGGTGGGAAGATTCAAGATTAGATGTGATTTTGCGTCATTGGGTGTCATGCAGTAGAAGTGGTAGACTAGTAGTATTGTGCGGATATGGAATTTTAGTAACAAAAGAAGAACTAAATCCGTTTTTTATAACTCGGTTtagtatttaaatttaatagattcaaattttaatatatttaagtcgtttgataacaaaaaattaaatatctgaagtaattaagtggcactgaattttctgGACAAAACTTGctctcaaaattaagtgataaattattcacttattactgaatgtgatatgtactTAAGTGTATCAGATTTAATGCtgaacaattcaataatttaatgaattcagactTTAGATTTCAGGCTTTAGTTTTATCAATCACACCCTGAAAAGAGTCTAAAAGTTTGTAGTATATATACTACTGACAAGTAAGAGTATTTAGTACTTTTGGAACAGTAGAAggcttttatttttattagcaAAAAGTCCTTTCTACCTTTTCCAAGTTAAGGAATCAAAAAGCTATTGAGCCTAGTCCAATTAGCTAATGCAATAATATAATGTTGCAATGAAATTCAAACATTAGGCGTGATTTGACCATTTgggtcctttttcattttttggggtGAGGGTAAGCTGGCTGAGCTTCTCATTAGGGACAATAATAAATTGGAGGGTATCCCTGCATCATTTCATGTGGGTACAAGGTAGCCTTTATGGTCCAGAATCCCAAGTGGCACAGGACTTTGTTGGGATGGAATTGGAGGGAAATGTTCTCACTGTCTTTTGTTGGCTTTTGAAAGGAGAAactgaaataataaaaaatatttttatattttatcgtaaacacattttttatttattttttaatttcatatACATCAACAAATTATAATATCCATCCAAACCGACTCTAGACCATTGAAGAAGATATCATTTATTAATCTCTAAAATCCACTCACTCACTGTTTCATTGCCTCGTCCAATTAAACCCAAAATTCGACACACTACTTATCAGTAATACTCTTGTTTACACCATTGAAAGTGTTTATTGATTTGTTTTTTATGAAGATCAAGTGCACAAAGACAATATCAATAATGTTCTCATTGATTTTACAATTGATTGACTTTTAAAAATCTATAAAACCTAAAATTTTATGCTTTTGGCATTGACAAGAATGATTAAAAACCAACCATAATGAATGACGTGGTTTCCAACAAAAGAAACTTTTCACCTATCAAATTTTACCCTACTAAACATACAGCTATCTTGGTTTCAATGCTATTATTCTCTTCTCAACTCCAAAACATTAAATGTACACAATAACCCAAGCTCCAAACTTGAGGAAAGAACATGATTGTAGTATTAGATTTATATTCTCTTTTCAATTTGTcactcattttccttttttgtgaCAGTAGTATACAACAACTCTTGCTaaattctcttttcttttatgcTCAACATCTGAAGTAGACTCATGAGTACACTTGGGGATGACAATGGAAGTCTGCCAACCCTAAAACCCTTTTGATCACTATAAAGAATTAGAGCATAGTTTCATTGtagctggttttttttttttttcggcctCCATTCAACCCAGAAaaaatatacttttttttttaaaaaaaaattgtattctAAGGTTAGCACGCTCAAGGATATGGCTCAATAAATTGTAAACCAAGGTTAAATGCAGCTAGTGATCCTAATCTCAATTAATAGCGTTGCATGTATTAGCTCAATAATCAGAAGTCAAGGGTTTTGCTATACTAACACTTGCTTGCTGTAAACAAACCAACAACATATCCATAATGGCTAATTACACTTCACCCTCTTATAAATCAATACGTAGCGTTGACCGTGTTAATTAACATATGTTGTTAGTATTTATGATCACTAGCATAGGTTTCTAGACACTTAATTGCCAGGTCAATCCCTTCTTGTTTTCCATCAAAATTTGTATGTAGATTAAAAGCTTAATGTGAGTTGtctcatttcatttttttctttaatggAACTCGAGTGATATTAACACTTAGGATACGTTTGATAATACTGAAGTTGAAATCTGaagtttgaatccattaaattattaaattgttaagtattaaatctaatacatttgagtacatatcacattcagtgataagtaaatagtttatcatttaattttggaAACAAATTTTACCAGGAAAATTTAAtgctacttaattaattcagatgttcaatttttggttatcaaacagtctgaatatgttaagatctggTTATCAAACAatctgaatatgttaaaatttaaatctattaagtttaagtgttgaattaGATTATCAAACAGGGTCTTACTACACTGCATTGTTTTGGTTGCAAACTGACATACGGTTCAAAATTATGCGTAAAATGAGtcaaaaaggaagagaaaggtAGTACAATTCGCAATTGAACATGTGTGGTCCTATTTCATCCCTCACAATTGGGAATTAATGAGTTGAAATGATACCTAATTCCCAACTACGAGTTGTAAGCCTCTTCAGAGGGTAAAGTCTGGTTAATCTCTGTCAAAACAGAGAACACCATCCCATTTTAGATACCTTACTAACTGGCCCTATGCTGACTTCTAAAAGAGCATATAACTAGGACGTTCATTGTGGGGGGTCAAAAATCCAAGATTGAACAGTCACTCTGAAGACAATACGAACACCTAACTAACATCCATACTGAGTCTGTTAAAGAAAAGCTTTATTTTCAGTAGTATAAGCTGCTATTTATCTTCGGAACCCAAAACTTCCCTGAAATGAAGCTGCACAATCTTGTAGAATCTGCTATTTGAACCATTTACCAGTGAAGCTCTTGTGCAATCAGCTCTCCATGGAGATGCTACCCCAGACTGCACACCTCCTTGATCAATATGCTCTTGATAATCCAGCAGGAAACAGCATTTTGATTTCTGAAAGAAATGCAGGGAAGAACTAACATGGATAGAACTCTGACCTTCAAATATGACTAGCATCCTGGCGTGGGTCATTGAATTACAGACAAATCCGTGGTAGCATATTCTAAGTTGAAGAGTTGAGTATTCCGGCTAAGCGTATTTACTGAAATGGCACTGGAACACCTATCTCCGTATTGATGATAGCCATAGCCAAGTACCGCGTACCCATTCCTATAGGTGTCTGCTCATCAGGACCCTCCCAAAATGGGGCTTCACCTTCGCCAACCAAACGCCAGTAGCCTGTCCTCAGGGAATCAGCTTGTTCATCTGTGCAATTCTCTAGCAATGCTTCTACTCGAAAATTAATGCCAAGAGAGCCAAGAAACTGAGACTGGGTGATTGGGCCATGGACTGTCACATTTTCTGCAAAACATCACCCTATCAGCATTTGCAAACTAGTAATTTTCACATTCTCCGTGTATTTTTGAGGTaggtttttatttcttttttcagaTTTCTATCTCCAAAAGCAAaataatttaactaaaaatCTCAGAAGATGAGAATGAGGTTACCTGAAATTTCCTCAGCAGAGTGCCTTATTGCAGTGAAATCAACATATGCACTGAGATCAGCGGAGCCAGGATTATCCAATATATTGACAAATTTGTGTTTTCGAATTGCCTGCAAAAAGCTGTCATGAGTCCTGGAataatttttcctttattagcTAATGAATCTCAACAGAACAATTGATATTAACATGGGGCACCAGTTTGGAAAGATTCAATAATAAAACAAACCTTATGCAGTAAAAGTCCTAATTTtacacaaaaaaagaaaatatcaaGCAACTCCGATATCCGAAACACAGCTTCAATCAACCAAGTGCATGTAGAGTGCAATGACAAACCAAGGCAACAACCTGAAGACTGTCTGAGACTATTCCGTTGACTCCATAATCAATGATGAGAGCTACACCACCATCTGAACCTATTCTTTTAGCAATTGTTTGAGTCAAATCCATTGCTCTTGGGCAAATTTCAACCTGCGAAAGCTTTTCTATTTCTTCAGTCTCAGCCCACTTGCAGCGTTTCATTAAATACAGAGTTGCAGGTGTAGGCCGAGGAGataaaacaaaatgaaaccTAAACAACAAACCACACACCATTTATCATCAGCAAATTCAACCCTTTTAGTTAAAACTATGCCTACAAAGAAAAGATGACATGATTCTAAGACTTACGATGAGTTTTCGTCAACATCAATCATTTTCTCATGCCATCCATGAGAAGCTCTCTGCAGACAAATCACAAACAGGGTAAACGTGAAAGGGAATAACAAGATGCAACATAAGATGATCAATTATTTCCCTTTTGGGTTTTTTTGTTGTTAGTTTATTTCAGATGAGATATGACTGTTACATCAAAAGAACAGCCCTAGAAGATTTGCTCTTCTTGATTCAGAATCCTTCTATGAGTGGATGGAGAACAACAGAGGAACCAAGAGAAAAAAAGTCAGAGAATCACAGAAGAACAGAAAGCATTGTGTTATCAGCCTGAAAGTCCAGAATGGTACCATAATTAATGGAACAGTGTTCTAGTTCCAAAGGCTTATAAGAGAGTTTCAGAAACAAAGCAGCCAAAACTTGACGAGTCccaaaattacaaaaatcaCATCACATGGCCCCTAAGAACACTAGATTCTACAACTCAATTAATAAAGTGCAAGAATTCAGTAACCTAAGTTTATTCAACCTACCAGATTttgcaattaatttttttcttaacaGAAGCTCAAATGAAAAATCTATAGTTGCTAAAATTTCCAGCTATGCGTGAAATCTAGAACTTTTCAGCATCAAGTTTCTAAGGTTAGCCCCAATCACATGCATTCACATATAAATGATGCAACAAAATAACAGAACAAAAGTGTCAAAATAACAGTTCTACTATACACACCTGAAACTGATGAACAGGAAGGGCATCATAGAACTCATGGGCTACAATGATCGTCGGCactggagaaaaaaaaaagcataaaacCATTGCCTGGGTACTTAGTTTCAGGGATTTTAAAAACATCAATAACACATTAGACTGCTATGACATTGATTCCTAAGCACAGGAGATCTTACAGAAAAAATATGGGCAAGGATTTCCAAACTGAAACTGAACAGCCGTTATGACAAAATTTAGATATACTTCTCAAGCATGTATGCATTAGAAAACATTTCACTGAAAACAGATAATCAAACTGACTGAGCTAAATCGTAAGTAAACTAGGAGACAGGAGAATCAAAAGTAGACATCAATGCCCGAGCACTAGCACTGTACAACTTCACGTGCACATTGCACAGAAAAAGTCCATTTTGGAGGCATATTGCATTCCAAACAAGTAAATACAGTGAATGAAACATATTAGCAGCAGTCAAGCTCAGCTCCCATCATTGGTATGcctgtttatttttttcttctatttttttaataatatatcTATCAGATGCAGAgcccaaaatatcttcttacaTCCAGTAGGAACCTCCTCCATTGTAGCATGCCAAGATACAGGACTGCCAGTCATAGTACTGACTATTTGTTTCTCCCCATCCTCACCCTCACATTTCAAGGTCTGATACTGGAGTTTCCGCAGCACTGGACTGCATTCAACCATGTGTATGTGCACAGATTCTGTAAAGTTCTTAAACTTGGAAACACCCTACAATTGCAACCTTTTAGAATTCAATAAACAATACCCCACAATTCATCAATGGACCAGCAAAAAACAACACTCTATCTTACTCTTAGAAGGTCTGCCAAGAGAGTTCCTCGCCCTGGTCCCAGTTCAACTAAATTCACCTTTTCCGGTCGTCCCATTTGCTCCCAAGCGCACATTACCCATACACCAATCATCTAACATATAAGTAGTTTAAGAACAATACTAAATCAGGAAAAAACAGACAACCCATCTTAAAAAACATGCTTTTGACCATATcaaggttaaaaaaaaatcacctcCCCAAACATCTGGCTCACTTCAGGAGAGGTAATAAAATCTCCTTGAGCTCCAAAAACATCCCGGTTAATATAGAAACCAGCTTTTGGGTTCGTCAAGACTTCCTCCATGTACTCCGCCACCGTGATGGGTCCACCCCTGAATTTGATGATTCCTTTTAGATGCTTAACAAGCTCAGAATCAGAAGTCGGGCCATGGGAATGTTCTGCCAAAGTTCAGAAGCAAATTATTTAGGTCATTAAGCTAATTGAAGTAATTCGCATTGAAAATTGTCTAAGCATGTAACAAGCACCAGGTGGGTTGTACAAGCCAGAGCGGTCGATGGAGATTTTGGTAGATGGCGACGGAGTGCAGGCCGAGTCTTCCAAATGTTCGACGCAAGTACTATTAGGAGTGTGTGAATGTGAAGAAGAGGAAGGAGTGGAAGTGGAGCATTGGCGAAATGGGTTATATATGCCCGGTGAAGAAGATGATGGTGCCGCGAGAAGGCGCCGATAATTAGCGGAAGCCTGAGCTGCTACTCTTCTCAACATTTTCTCGTCCTACTCTCGGCTGCTGCAGCTACAGAATTCAGGAGGATGCGAAGGCGGGGAAGACGAAATCAGTGGAAAACGAGGTGTGCGGACAACGGGGGCCTGCACGAGCCGCGCCTCGCGCGTCATATGCTTGTGGAAACTTTTTATTTTCTCGTGGAAACTCCTCCCCTCTTCTTTTTGTGGTTAAAGATGCTGAAGAactattataaaaaaaaaaaaaaaaggatgctGAAGAACTAATCTCGCCTTTACATAAGATTATAATCTCTCTTGAGCCATGATTTTAATGTAATAATGTATTTGGATTCTTCTACACAAACTCGTAAAGACAAATTGTGATAATAAATGTTATTTGATTTTGTGATAATAGAAATTCCTGTAATTCTTATCTTGAGAgtttatatttaattttttttgtcaatcaaTTATATTTTGCATATTAACATTTTCAAGTTAGTATTTATTACTTTAATTGGAAGTCGACTTTAGATGGGCAAATCAGTCAAGCATCTTGACTCGAATTTGCGAATAGTTCGATTAAGTACTCGACTTGACATTGATTAATGCTGAacttaaatcaattttaaacTATTCGATTGAGTTTTCGAGTTAAACTTTGAGAGCTCGTTGAATTCTGTCAAGTATTCAgtataatatttaattaatatattataaataattaaGTTACTTTTTTAGATTGATTATTTGTAATATTTACGCCTCTAACCATTTGTTGAGTTTGCTAAAATTCTATTCAATCGAATTTGGAGCCTCTTAGTATTACGTCGAGCCAAACTCGAATTTTGTTTGAGCAACTAGCTCGAATTTAAGTATTGCTACTAAGCATCGAATTCAAGTTTGAATATGACAATATGCAAACTGGGCTAAACTTCATATCACTCAAGTCATATATTATTGTAACAACTTTCTTAATTCTTGATGATGCTTCTTTCATATATTAAAATTTCAAGTTTCGaagtttgaaaagaaaaaattcttttaaaataaaacaaatggtTTTTTAATCGAATTTGAAGTCATATAttagttttttaattttttttttgtgatttgatgtttgtgaaaatgaaaagataaaaaagataattgaaTTGAAAAAACGTGTTT encodes:
- the LOC113750973 gene encoding importin-5 codes for the protein MAAESTQMQQAQLAAILGQDPAPFETLISHLMSSSNEQRSQAESIFNLIKQTDPNSLALKLAQLLSSSHHVEARAMSAILLRKQLTRDDSYIWPRLSPATQSAIKSVLLTSIQNENSKSIIKKLCDTISELASSILPDNEWPEILPFMFQCVTSSDAKLQESAFLIFSQLAQYIGDTLVPYIKDLHAVFLQVLNHSASSDVRIAALSAVINFIQCLNSASDRDRFQDLLPAMMRTLTEALNGAQEATAQEALELLIELAGTEPRFLRRQLVDVVGSMLQIAEAETLEEGTRHLAIEFVITLAEARERAPGMMRKLPQFISRLFAILMKMLLDVEDDPAWHTADAENEDAGETSNYSVGQECLDRLSIALGGNTIVPVASEQLPVYLAAPEWQKHHAALIALAQIAEGCSKVMIKNLGDVLNMVLNSFQDPHPRVRWAAINAIGQLSTDLGPDLQVQYHQRVLPALAAAMDDFHNPRVQAHAASAVLNFSENCTPEILTPYLDGIVSKLLVLLQNGKQMVQEGALTALASVADSSQEHFQKYYDAVMPYLKAILVNATDKSNRMLRAKAMECISLVGMAVGKEKFRDDAKQVMEVLMSLQGSQMETDDPTTSYMLQAWARLCKCLGQDFLPYMSVVMPPLLQSAQLKPDVTITSADSDNEIDESDDESMETITLGDKRIGIKTSVLEEKATACNMLCCYADELKEGFYPWIDQVAPTLVPLLKFYFHEEVRKAAVSAMPELLRSAKLAVEKGIASGRNETYVKQLSDYIVPALVEALHKEPDTEICANMLDALNECLQISGPLLDENQVRSIVEEIKQVITASSSRKRERAERAKAEDFDAEEGELLKEENEQEEEVFDQIGEILGTMIKTFKASFLPFFDELTSYLMPMWGKDKTPEERRIAICIFDDVAEQCREAALKYYDTHLPFLLEACNDDNSDVRQAAVYGLGVCAEFGGTVFKPLVGEALSRLNVVIRHPDAHQPDNVMAYDNAVSALGKICQFHRDSIDSAQVVPAWLSCLPIKGDLIEAKVVHEQLCSMVERSDRELLGPNNQYLPKIVSVFAEVLCAGKDLATEQTASRMVNLLRQLQQTLPPSDLASTWSSLQPQQQLALQSILSS
- the LOC113777334 gene encoding protein arginine methyltransferase NDUFAF7, mitochondrial; amino-acid sequence: MLRRVAAQASANYRRLLAAPSSSSPGIYNPFRQCSTSTPSSSSHSHTPNSTCVEHLEDSACTPSPSTKISIDRSGLYNPPEHSHGPTSDSELVKHLKGIIKFRGGPITVAEYMEEVLTNPKAGFYINRDVFGAQGDFITSPEVSQMFGEMIGVWVMCAWEQMGRPEKVNLVELGPGRGTLLADLLRGVSKFKNFTESVHIHMVECSPVLRKLQYQTLKCEGEDGEKQIVSTMTGSPVSWHATMEEVPTGLPTIIVAHEFYDALPVHQFQRASHGWHEKMIDVDENSSFHFVLSPRPTPATLYLMKRCKWAETEEIEKLSQVEICPRAMDLTQTIAKRIGSDGGVALIIDYGVNGIVSDSLQAIRKHKFVNILDNPGSADLSAYVDFTAIRHSAEEISENVTVHGPITQSQFLGSLGINFRVEALLENCTDEQADSLRTGYWRLVGEGEAPFWEGPDEQTPIGMGTRYLAMAIINTEIGVPVPFQ